One Natator depressus isolate rNatDep1 chromosome 3, rNatDep2.hap1, whole genome shotgun sequence DNA segment encodes these proteins:
- the LOC141984417 gene encoding LOW QUALITY PROTEIN: uncharacterized protein LOC141984417 (The sequence of the model RefSeq protein was modified relative to this genomic sequence to represent the inferred CDS: inserted 4 bases in 2 codons): MSAGLLSPEPAGSGESDVFEIDLPITIFVLSDDDFLESEDEEEAVLSGDDILKSEEEEVATSNDGDLPKKGKEEKQVPSSGGGGLRSQVQPHLNEDYVLKCPEEEQVTLSVFEKSNSAQISLSDQYALGSRKPSQNDVSCLSAPRMDPGEVNGCVESKDDIDCQKVPVPLSCGDNKDRDGLTIETNRQLIPGAIFKDGKEHETSAISSSDSNQECQPALHCKEAERCVETEGTVPLEKAKNKTDDRTRKRNGSTDETLNCGIDSNFEDLNAVEEIEQVQSIFFTCINGDFSTAGELLEDVGDLAMNACDNPGLNISEELIHQSVIHSPREMDKREDCDFSXVIIKHPNVKHQEETFLLGNEHNSEAVSMGFCSTYKNEKTLNLKCRFCSSVCTSKNILKKHVCSAHQDKKIHKCCFCQRSFFFSVNVKRHLKFHKKMTRLKKTRKGRSMNTEKARKENPAKTQSANKKKESKYEKFFIKIERDCKTVDAPVIFSCKICLFASPDPKLFVYHMKGHKGRQPYQCPQCDYSCVSLSYMLNHMYWHAGYRLYKCRFCTFFSLYFASMVKHSYIHTGAKPYSCEFCQSSFTSTSGLKRHTNIHVAKELCQGQQRFGLPVEGKRTKRPPKSYTCDQCNLVFYSKGLLCFHEKFHSQVKGCDEMFANESNEYNKSKACTDDNDYQKDWVSSGSDNKWDDHLLNGTHEMLASGAELEQENEFERDMNICSGKKMCQSSQETNNLPVVRTGSETLFSIYKSEQCDLVFCKEKHLFFQKVTHSQVQECNEIVTKAPKAEENVKCIDVQTPVGTSHKLFKCQQCDYATYIFSNLKLHFRIHTGEKPFECKECNKMFRTSSHLRRHSLMHIKKGHESGHCHYLGSTSDNLKLHCEIRKGTCPKREDLSSSKDLKCVRSICSSENLQKQMDVHEGKENEHVLPSQSFPQLYKCEQCNYITYILSNLKLHTRIHTGEKPYRCDTCQKKFRTSGHLNRHKLVHLKMERLKCRNCDYSTDKWQSLKWHLASHSDEKNLVGSKVKAQSLLPVKIYKCEECGYATAHSGNFKQHLRIHTGEKPYKCDQCALAFRTSSHLKRHLLTHLKLRCNKXEFSTIDKCALEKHVKTHKDKKMYKCQKCSVTLSTIYLLEKHKKQHLKTGK, encoded by the exons ATGTCGGCGGGGCTGCTGAGTCCGGAGCCGGCAGGGAGCGGCG AGTCTGATGTCTTTGAAATTGACCTTCCCATCACGATCTTTGTGCTGAGTGATGATGATTTTCTAGAAAGTGAAGATGAAGAGGAGGCAGTTTTGAGTGGTGATGATATTTTGAAGAGTGAAGAAGAAGAGGTGGCCACTTCGAATGATGGTGATCTCCCAAAAAAAGGCAAAGAGGAAAAGCAGGTGCCttcaagtggtggtggtggtctaaGGAGTCAGGTGCAGCCCCACTTGAATGAAGATTATGTTCTAAAATGTCCAGAGGAAGAGCAGGTTACTCTGAGTGTGTTTGAGAAATCAAATTCAGCCCAAATTTCTTTAAGTGATCAGTACGCTCTGGGCAGTCGCAAACCCAGCCAAAATGATGTGTCATGCCTGTCAGCTCCCAGAATGGACCCTGGAGAGGTAAATGGATGTGTCGAAAGCAAGGATGACATCGATTGCCAAAAGGTTCCTGTTCCTCTCTCATGTGGTGACAATAAGGATAGAGATGGTCTGACTATTGAGACAAATAGGCAGCTGATTCCAGGAGCAATTTTTAAAGATGGAAAGGAACATGAGACTTCTGCAATCAGTTCCTCTGACAGCAATCAAGAGTGCCAGCCAGCACTCCATTGTAAAGAAGCAGAGAGATGTGTTGAGACtgaag GTACTGTCCCTTTAGAGAAGGCAAAGAATAaaactgatgacagaacaagaaagaGAAATGGCTCTACAGATGAAACTCTGAATTGTGGAATAGATAGCAACTTTGAAGATCTGAATGCTGTAGAAGAAATAGAGCAAGtccaaagtattttttttacttGTATTAATGGTGACTTTTCTACAGCAGGAGAGTTGCTAGAAGATGTAGGGGACTTGGCAATGAATGCTTGTGATAATCCCGGattaaatatttctgaagagCTTATTCATCAGTCTGTAATTCATTCTCCCAGGGAGATGGATAAGCGAGAAGATTGTGATTTTTC CGTGATTATAAAACACCCAAATGTAAAGCATCAGGAAGAGACATTCCTACTAGGTAATGAGCATAACAGTGAAGCTGTTTCTATGGGATTTTGTTCTACCTACAAGAATGAGAAGACACTGAATCTGAAATGCAGGTTTTGTAGCTCTGTGTGTACAAGTAAAAATATTCTAAAGAAACATGTTTGTTCAGCACATCAAGATAAAAAAATTCACAAATGCTGCTTTTGCCAAAgaagctttttcttttctgtcaatGTTAAACGCCATCTTAAATTTCATAAGAAAATGACCAGGTTGAAAAAGACAAGAAAAGGTAGAAGTATGAACACTGAAAAAGCCAGGAAGGAGAACCCAGCAAAAACACAATCTGcgaataaaaaaaaggaaagtaagTATgagaaatttttcatcaaaattgaaaGGGACTGTAAAACTGTAGATGCTCCAGTTATTTTTTCTTGTAAAATTTGTCTCTTTGCTTCACCAGATCCTAAACTTTTTGTTTATCATATGAAGGGACATAAAGGCAGACAGCCTTATCAGTGTCCCCAGTGTGATTATTCTTGTGTTAGCTTGTCCTATATGCTAAATCACATGTACTGGCATGCTGGCTATAGACTGTACAAATGCAGGTTCTGTACATTTTTTTCACTGTATTTTGCAAGCATGGTGAAACACAGTTACATTCATACAGGGGCTAAGCCGTATTCCTGTGAATTCTGCCAGTCATCATTCACAAGCACAAGTGGCTTAAAGAGACACACAAATATTCATGTTGCCAAAGAATTGTGCCAAGGGCAGCAACGCTTTGGCTTGCCTGTCGAGGGGAAGAGAACTAAAAGACCTCCAAAGAGCTATACATGTGATCAGTGTAACTTAGTATTTTACAGTAAAGGACTACTCTGCTTTCATGAGAAATTTCATAGCCAAGTTAAAGGCTGTGATGAGATGTTTGCAAATGAGAGTAATGAATACAATAAAAGCAAAGCATGTACAGATGACAATGATTACCAAAAGGACTGGGTTTCTTCTGGTTCTGACAATAAATGGGATGATCACCTGCTTAATGGGACACATGAAATGCTGGCTTCAGGAGCAGAACTTGAACAGGAGAATGAATTTGAGAGGGATATGAATATATGCTCTGGCAAAAAAATGTGCCAAAGCAGCCAGGAAACCAACAATTTGCCTGTTGTGAGAACTGGATCAGAAACTCTTTTCAGTATTTACAAGAGCGAGCAATGTGATTTAGTGTTTTGCAAAGAGAAGCATCTGTTTTTTCAGAAGGTCACTCATTCACAAGTTCAAGAATGTAATGAGATTGTTACAAAGGCTCCCAAGGCTGAGGAAAATGTTAAGTGTATTGATGTACAGACTCCTGTTGGGACTTCTCACAAACTGTTCAAGTGTCAACAATGTGATTATGCCACTTACATTTTTAGCAACCTTAAGCTGCATTTTAGAATACACACTGGTGAAAAACCATTTGAGTGTAAAGAGTGCAACAAGATGTTTCGCACCTCCAGCCATTTGCGGAGACATAGTCTTATGCACATAAAGAAAGGTCATGAAAGTGGCCATTGCCATTATTTGGGCAGCACTTCAGACAATCTTAAACTGCACTGTGAAATACGTAAGGGCACCTGCCCTAAAAGGGAAGATCTTAGTTCCTCAAAAGACTTAAAGTGTGTCCGTTCCATATGCAGCTcagaaaaccttcagaaacagatgGATGTTCATGAGGGCAAAGAAAACGAACATGTTCTACCATCACAAAGTTTTCCACAACTTTACAAGTGTGAACAGTGTAATTACATCACTTACATTTTAAGCAACCTCAAGCTACACACAAGGATTCATACAGGTGAAAAACCCTATCGCTGTGACACTTGTCAGAAGAAGTTTCGTACTTCAGGTCATCTAAATCGACACAAGCTTGTGCATTTAAAGATGGAACGCCTTAAGTGTAGGAACTGTGACTATTCAACAGACAAATGGCAGTCCCTTAAGTGGCATTTGGCTTCACACTCGGATGAAAAAAACCTGGTTGGTAGCAAAGTCAAAGCGCAATCACTGCTACCTGTCAAAATATACAAGTGTGAAGAGTGTGGCTATGCTACTGCCCATAGTGGAAACTTTAAGCAGCATTTGAGAATTCATACAGGTGAAAAGCCATACAAATGTGATCAGTGTGCTCTTGCTTTCCGCACTTCTAGCCACCTGAAGCGCCACTTACTAACTCATTTAAAGTTACGCTGCAACAA TGAGTTTTCCACCATAGATAAATGTGCTCTAGAGAAACATGTAAAAACACACAAGGAtaaaaaaatgtacaaatgcCAAAAGTGCAGTGTAACACTTTCCACCATATATCTCTTAGAGAAACATAAGAAACAgcatttaaaaactggaaaataa